The Spirochaetales bacterium region GAATCCGAGCGGAAGGGAGAATTCGATTTCATAGGTTTCCATGGTTCATCCTCATCTGTTTTCTTCTATCTTGTTTTTGACCTTCTTTTCCGGGTTGAAGTACTCGGAAGTTTTTTCCTTTGACAACACTTCGCCGAGGTCGTTTTCGATATCTTTTGTCAATTCGACGCACCGCGGTCCGTCGATGCCGCTGACGGTAAGGCTTACTTCCCCGGTACTGGTGATCGTAATGTCTATGTCATGTCGTTCTGCCATTATAATTCCTCCGTTTTTTTGCTTGAATTCGAGGCGGCGGGACAACCCCGATTATAGTGCCGCCGTCACATTTCGAGTTTTCTTATTTGCTCCTCCTCATCGACCGGACCAAGCAGGCTCGCTTTTCGCGCCCGTGTTTTT contains the following coding sequences:
- a CDS encoding DUF2997 domain-containing protein, coding for MAERHDIDITITSTGEVSLTVSGIDGPRCVELTKDIENDLGEVLSKEKTSEYFNPEKKVKNKIEENR